Proteins encoded together in one Dechloromonas sp. HYN0024 window:
- a CDS encoding DEAD/DEAH box helicase, with amino-acid sequence MTFSTLGLADTLLQSLEALGYTTPTPIQTQAIPAILEGRDLMAAAQTGTGKTAGFALPILHSLAADGVKVGSNSVRALVLVPTRELAEQVHASFRQYGEHTGVSTYAAYGGVSINPQMMRLRRGVDVLVATPGRLLDLYSQNALKLNKVQVLVLDEADRMLDLGFATELDAVFAALPKKRQTLLFSATFSDNIRSLAKARLRNPLSIEVSPRNSTVKAVKQWMVPVDKKRKTELFLFMRKDRRWGQVLVFVKTKRGADELVGILHAKRIKADAIHGDKPQPARLRALESFKAGEVQILVATDVAARGLDIDDLPQVVNFDLPIVAEDYIHRIGRTGRAGATGEAISLVCADEAPLLAAIETLLKQTLSREEEPGFEPDHRIPLTGAAAIAAKKPKKPKVAGGRGGKGTPSNWVGFDDAPKRPSARPGKSPRPAGKTGQKPNRSGGR; translated from the coding sequence ATGACTTTTTCTACCCTCGGCCTTGCCGACACCCTGCTCCAGTCGCTCGAAGCACTTGGCTACACGACACCGACACCGATCCAGACGCAAGCCATCCCGGCCATTCTCGAAGGCCGCGACCTCATGGCGGCTGCCCAGACCGGCACCGGCAAGACGGCCGGCTTTGCCCTGCCCATCCTGCACAGCCTCGCGGCCGATGGCGTCAAGGTCGGCAGCAACTCGGTCCGCGCCCTCGTCCTCGTGCCGACGCGCGAACTGGCCGAACAGGTCCATGCCAGCTTCCGCCAATATGGCGAACACACCGGCGTCAGTACCTATGCCGCCTACGGTGGCGTCAGCATCAATCCGCAGATGATGCGCCTGCGTCGCGGCGTTGATGTCCTGGTCGCCACGCCCGGCCGTCTGCTCGACCTCTACAGCCAGAACGCCCTCAAGCTCAACAAGGTCCAGGTCCTCGTCCTCGATGAAGCCGACCGCATGCTCGATCTCGGCTTTGCCACCGAACTCGATGCGGTTTTTGCCGCCCTTCCCAAAAAGCGGCAGACCCTGCTCTTCTCGGCTACCTTCTCCGACAACATCCGCAGCCTCGCCAAGGCCCGCCTGCGCAACCCGCTGAGCATCGAGGTCAGTCCGCGCAACAGCACGGTCAAGGCAGTCAAGCAGTGGATGGTGCCGGTCGACAAGAAGCGCAAGACAGAGCTTTTCCTGTTCATGCGCAAGGACCGGCGCTGGGGCCAGGTGCTGGTCTTCGTCAAGACCAAGCGCGGCGCCGATGAACTGGTCGGCATCCTGCACGCCAAGCGCATCAAGGCCGACGCCATCCACGGCGACAAGCCCCAACCGGCCCGCCTGCGCGCCCTCGAAAGCTTCAAGGCTGGCGAAGTGCAGATTCTCGTCGCCACCGACGTCGCTGCCCGCGGTCTGGATATCGACGACCTGCCCCAAGTCGTCAATTTCGACTTGCCCATCGTCGCCGAAGACTACATCCACCGCATCGGCCGTACCGGCCGCGCCGGTGCCACCGGTGAAGCCATTTCGTTGGTTTGCGCCGACGAAGCTCCGCTCCTCGCGGCCATCGAAACGCTACTCAAGCAAACCCTCAGCCGCGAAGAAGAACCGGGATTCGAACCCGATCACCGCATTCCACTGACCGGCGCTGCCGCCATCGCGGCCAAGAAGCCCAAAAAACCGAAGGTCGCCGGTGGCCGGGGCGGCAAAGGCACCCCGAGCAATTGGGTCGGCTTTGATGACGCGCCCAAGCGCCCGTCTGCCCGCCCCGGAAAAAGTCCCCGGCCAGCAGGAAAAACCGGCCAGAAGCCGAACCGGTCGGGTGGTCGCTAA
- a CDS encoding diguanylate cyclase, which yields MDFPPPQDDEPGLAARVRADQLHLLYEQSYPAVFISLIVALLLCQLIWSEVRHDLLVGWLATICLGTIMRFGLFWLHRRRRPAGLEILDWETRYAVTLMFTTLAWGLGVLLIVRESSLVYRLIEFTILLGMSAGAFLHYSARPYMVAGSMASVLLPTTVWFLFGGLPVETGLGVAALFYMIVLVRASAALSAAQSENFKLTYRLSAAKQRAEMMAHTDELTGLENRRAFFEHGQTLAAYCERNQLPLSVAMIDADHFKQINDQFGHSVGDAVLRALADQLKGSLRKSDVCGRMGGEEFAMLLPDTTLAEAQALAERFCKSYAATPVLGAGVGVSNTVSIGVASDGYDLDHLLHCADEALYLAKATGRNRVVSGANEALALA from the coding sequence ATGGATTTTCCCCCTCCGCAAGATGATGAGCCGGGTTTGGCTGCCCGCGTCCGGGCAGACCAGCTCCATCTGCTGTACGAGCAGTCATATCCGGCCGTCTTCATCAGTCTCATCGTGGCCTTGCTGCTGTGTCAGCTGATCTGGAGCGAAGTCAGGCATGACTTGCTGGTCGGGTGGCTGGCCACTATCTGCCTTGGCACCATCATGCGCTTTGGGCTGTTCTGGTTGCATCGGCGACGCAGGCCGGCAGGCCTGGAGATACTCGATTGGGAAACCCGCTATGCCGTGACGCTGATGTTCACGACGCTGGCCTGGGGGCTTGGCGTGCTGCTGATTGTCCGGGAAAGCTCGCTGGTCTATCGGTTGATTGAATTCACCATTCTGTTGGGAATGTCGGCCGGTGCCTTCTTGCATTACTCGGCGCGGCCCTACATGGTGGCCGGGTCAATGGCCAGCGTTCTGCTGCCAACCACAGTCTGGTTCCTTTTTGGCGGTCTGCCCGTGGAGACGGGGCTGGGCGTCGCCGCATTGTTTTACATGATCGTACTGGTCCGAGCCAGTGCGGCGTTATCGGCCGCGCAAAGCGAGAATTTCAAATTGACCTACCGCCTGTCGGCCGCCAAGCAGAGGGCGGAGATGATGGCGCATACGGATGAATTGACCGGACTGGAAAACCGCCGGGCATTTTTCGAGCATGGTCAGACCCTGGCGGCCTATTGTGAACGTAACCAGCTTCCTTTGAGCGTTGCGATGATCGATGCCGACCATTTCAAGCAGATCAATGACCAGTTTGGTCATTCAGTCGGTGACGCGGTTTTGCGCGCGTTGGCAGATCAACTGAAGGGAAGCCTGCGCAAATCCGATGTGTGTGGGCGGATGGGCGGCGAGGAGTTCGCCATGCTTCTGCCGGATACGACCCTGGCCGAAGCGCAGGCGCTGGCCGAGCGTTTCTGCAAATCCTATGCAGCAACCCCGGTCCTCGGCGCGGGCGTCGGGGTGAGCAATACGGTCAGTATCGGTGTGGCGAGCGATGGTTACGATCTCGACCATTTGCTGCATTGCGCCGATGAGGCGCTTTATCTGGCCAAGGCGACAGGACGCAATCGCGTTGTTTCCGGGGCGAATGAGGCGTTAGCACTGGCGTAA
- a CDS encoding diguanylate cyclase domain-containing protein: MTLTDSSHNSRAAMAAVVLFLVFDFSALALNFWLTSKIERQAIGINLAGRQRMLSQRMAKVLLQLEDARQDGTDPSTPLAELKVTHDLFDLTLQGFSQGHQTFGGANEEIFLEAVNGEEARNVLVQANAVWLPYREMVLAVIQGGAGNLGTTLPPAATYAKQHNLEILGLMNRLTTELERLTKAEAVQVRIYQGAAFILALINFIGAFFLYSRRIGEATKNLGLLDEILNKVSASVMVLGEDGATIIMANRTARALFCYQDDMVGRRLDTLVSGKEGNMIGLRKDGTSFLAITERTEAHLGSRKLYIETILDITQQRMTEEHLSSLAYHDLLTKLPNRLHFDDRLNVEVDHAQRKGQTLCVLFIDLDGFKSVNDTYGHEVGDLLLQDVAVRLMRCLRESDTISRRGGDEFTAIINDVGSRENCAKVAQVIVSQLAKPFSIKTHELRVGASVGISVYPTDGVDGQLLLSRADEAMYKAKQEGRGRYCFYSMPSNEEATPV, translated from the coding sequence ATGACGCTAACCGATTCCAGTCACAATTCCCGAGCGGCCATGGCGGCCGTCGTCCTGTTTCTGGTATTCGATTTTTCAGCCCTGGCGCTGAATTTCTGGCTGACCTCGAAAATCGAGCGGCAAGCGATTGGCATCAATCTGGCGGGACGGCAACGCATGCTCTCCCAACGTATGGCCAAGGTACTCCTGCAACTCGAGGATGCGCGGCAAGACGGCACCGACCCGAGTACGCCATTGGCCGAACTGAAAGTCACCCACGATCTATTCGACCTGACGCTGCAGGGATTTTCCCAAGGGCACCAGACATTCGGTGGTGCCAATGAAGAGATTTTTCTCGAAGCAGTCAATGGCGAAGAGGCCAGGAATGTCCTTGTTCAGGCCAACGCAGTCTGGCTACCGTACCGTGAGATGGTTCTGGCGGTCATACAGGGGGGAGCGGGCAATCTGGGTACGACGCTGCCACCCGCAGCCACCTACGCAAAGCAGCACAACCTTGAAATTCTGGGTCTGATGAATCGATTGACTACAGAACTCGAACGGCTAACCAAGGCCGAAGCAGTGCAGGTACGTATCTATCAGGGTGCGGCTTTCATATTGGCGCTGATTAACTTCATCGGGGCTTTTTTTCTGTATTCCCGGCGCATCGGAGAAGCCACCAAGAACCTGGGCCTGCTAGATGAAATTCTCAACAAGGTCTCGGCCAGTGTCATGGTGCTCGGTGAAGACGGGGCGACCATCATCATGGCAAACCGTACGGCTAGAGCCTTGTTCTGCTATCAGGACGACATGGTGGGACGGCGGCTCGATACGCTGGTCTCCGGCAAGGAGGGGAACATGATAGGCCTCCGCAAGGATGGCACCAGTTTTCTCGCCATTACGGAACGCACTGAGGCCCACCTCGGCAGCAGAAAGCTATATATCGAGACCATTCTTGATATCACGCAGCAACGCATGACCGAAGAACATCTGAGCAGCCTGGCCTACCACGACCTCCTGACCAAACTGCCCAACCGGCTGCATTTCGATGACCGGCTGAACGTCGAAGTCGACCATGCCCAACGTAAGGGGCAGACCCTTTGCGTGCTGTTTATTGACCTGGACGGCTTTAAGTCGGTTAACGACACCTATGGTCACGAAGTCGGCGATCTTCTCCTGCAGGATGTCGCCGTGCGGCTCATGCGATGTTTGCGCGAAAGCGATACGATTTCCCGCCGTGGCGGCGATGAGTTCACCGCCATCATCAACGATGTCGGCTCCCGCGAAAACTGCGCCAAGGTAGCTCAGGTCATCGTTTCGCAACTGGCCAAGCCATTCTCCATCAAAACGCATGAATTACGGGTCGGTGCCAGCGTCGGCATCAGCGTCTACCCGACCGATGGGGTGGATGGCCAGTTGCTGCTCAGCCGGGCCGACGAGGCCATGTACAAAGCCAAACAGGAAGGCCGGGGCCGTTATTGCTTCTATTCGATGCCCTCGAATGAGGAAGCCACGCCAGTCTAA